The window GGGTCTTTTGGTTGCGTCTCTATTTCCTCCGCATCCTGTAATAGTTATGATATTTTGATTATGTGAGCGGAGTTTTTGGATAGTTTGGAGAATTTTTTCCAAGCCATCGGGTGTGTGTGCGTAGTCAATAATGATATGTATTCCTGTTCTTGAGGTTATTTGTTGGTATCTTCCTTTTGGTGCTTGGAGTGAGGTGAGGTTCAGTAATGCCTCGTGTGGATTTTGCTGTAATAGTATTGCAGTTCCATACACTCCCAATAGATTATATGCGTTAAAGCTTCCTATCAGTTGAAACCATGCGTTTTTTCCATTTATTTCTAATTCTAATCCATTGATGGTATTGTGGAGTATTTTACCTTTGAAATCGCTTTTATTCTTCATTGAAAAAGATTTTTTAATTGCGTTACAGTTTTGTAGCATGATGTTGCTATTTTTATCATCGCTATTCACAAGAGCAAAGGCGGTTTTCGGGAGAGAATCAAAGAGCATTTTTTTTGCTTTTATATATGCTTCAAATGTTTTATGATAGTCCAAATGGTCGTGGGTGATATTCGTAAAAACAGCCCCTGAGAAGAGTAGCCCTTCGGTTCTTTTTTGGATTATGGCGTGGGAACTTACTTCCATAAACACATATTCACAATTTTTTTCTTCCATCTGCTTGAGTAATTTGTTAATAGTAATTGCATCGGGAGTTGTGTAAGTGCTGGGGAGTATTTCATCTTGTATTCTGTTCTCTACTGTGGAAAGCAGTCCTGACCTATGGCCTAGTTTTTGAAAGAGGCGGTAAAGAAGGGTTACTGTGGTGGTTTTTCCATTCGTTCCTGTTACTCCTATGAGTTTTAGATGATGGGATGGGTTTTGATAAAAATTGGATGCCGCTTTTCCGAGGGCTTTTGCAGTATCGGGTGTTTTTATGTAGCATATATTCGGCTTGATTTCAGCGGGGAGTTGTTCACACATAATTGTTTTTGCTCCTTTTTCTATTGCTGTATTTATGAATT is drawn from Chitinophagaceae bacterium and contains these coding sequences:
- a CDS encoding UDP-N-acetylmuramoyl-L-alanyl-D-glutamate--2,6-diaminopimelate ligase → MKLKAILSGIEYQITGTQEREEEIEIVSLCDNSKNVTTESLFVAVKGLQVDGHQFINTAIEKGAKTIMCEQLPAEIKPNICYIKTPDTAKALGKAASNFYQNPSHHLKLIGVTGTNGKTTTVTLLYRLFQKLGHRSGLLSTVENRIQDEILPSTYTTPDAITINKLLKQMEEKNCEYVFMEVSSHAIIQKRTEGLLFSGAVFTNITHDHLDYHKTFEAYIKAKKMLFDSLPKTAFALVNSDDKNSNIMLQNCNAIKKSFSMKNKSDFKGKILHNTINGLELEINGKNAWFQLIGSFNAYNLLGVYGTAILLQQNPHEALLNLTSLQAPKGRYQQITSRTGIHIIIDYAHTPDGLEKILQTIQKLRSHNQNIITITGCGGNRDATKRPIMASIAYKYSHTLILTSDNPRFENPMDIINQMLKGIHKNTKHKKVLVIPERKEAIETTINSAQKGDIILLAGKGHEEYQDIQGIKHPFNEYEIVNNILRNKQ